The Pelecanus crispus isolate bPelCri1 chromosome 29, bPelCri1.pri, whole genome shotgun sequence genome includes a window with the following:
- the LOC104026504 gene encoding LOW QUALITY PROTEIN: uncharacterized protein LOC104026504 (The sequence of the model RefSeq protein was modified relative to this genomic sequence to represent the inferred CDS: inserted 5 bases in 5 codons; substituted 1 base at 1 genomic stop codon) encodes MQENHEASASPALIPNFPAGEGPASAGMSATTLNHQENPAGTGSAHPLLPGKGFDTLEDPIPRDKRRFLCTECGKSFNHSAYLLRHQRIHSGERLYPCPKCGKTFTWNSHLNSHQKTHTGEKPHRCPECQKCFSRRSNLLRHQHLHGMEIPYGKSLKADRILRSRSRPDDVPYICSECGKCFSARSNLFRHQRIHTGEKPYKCPECGKSFGQSSDLIQHRRTHTGEKPFSCSFCGKSFNERSHLIRHKGRHTGEKPYKCPECGKSFVQSSDLLIHRRSHAGETPYTCTECGKRFRVSSSLVRHQGLHTGEKPYKCGECGKGFSARSVLVIHQRLHTGERPYECPACGKRFVQSSNLSRHRRIHTGEKPYPCSACGKRFSVRSSLVKHQRLHEPEAGGLGGRPYGCYECGKSFGSSSALLTHRRIHTGEKPYKCPDCGDRFNQNSALAAHRRIHTGEKPYKCPDCGKDFGHGSTLVKHRRIHTGEKPYVCEECGKRFSIRSTHIRHRKTHTGERPYRCPDCGKSFSDSSYFVQHQRLHIGDMPYVCRDCGKHFIWSSALIRHRRIHTGEKPYQCPDCGKSFSENSTLLRHRRIHTGEKFYKCTQCGKSFNDSSSLMRHQRVHTGERPYQCPQCGKSFVDSSTLICHQRIHTGERPYACPDCGKSFTESSTLITHHRIHTGEKPYTCPECGKSFSQSSNLVTHQRIHTGERPYSCAQCGKSFYRSSDLVRHRRTHXDKPYTCPECGKSFSQSSNLVTHQRIHRGERPYSCAQCGKSFYRSSDLIRHRRTHXDKPYTCPECGKSFSQSSNLVTHQRIHTGERPYSCAQCGKSFYRSSDLVRHRRTHXDKPYTCPECGKSFSQSSNLVTHQRIHRGERPYSCAQCGKSFYRSSDLIRHRRTHXDKPYTCPECGKSFSQSSNLVTHQRIHTGERPYSCAQCGKSFYRSSDLVRHRRTHXDKPYTCPECGKSFSQSSNLVTHQRIHTGERPYSCAQCGKSFYRSSDLVRHRRTHAGEAPNTCRECGKSFRCRSALVNHHRIHTDERPFGCQDCGRRFNRRSNLTTHRRIHTGDMPYKCPDCGKCYRVSSTLLRHRKTHTDERPYRCEECGKSFRHRSTLTIHHRVHSGERPYKCPECQKTFKNSSELVRHGRIHTSERPYDCSQCGRRFGDSSQLVRHWRTHTSERPYSCSQCGRRFSDSSQLARHQQTHAVKRKHPNPTCGKSFSNHPRLAKHQLAHNDERDFRCPDCGRGFNRRSNLVVHQRSHLEQKPYICLDCPKSFTSSTQLIQHRQIHSEEKPXGCAERGKSFWHSSGLVSRRKRRQLRMGTTPPGTVPIPVASQTYARITVVPGGSTEG; translated from the exons ATGCAGGAGAACCACGAGGCATCGGCCTCTCCAG CCCTCATCCCAAATTTCCCAGCAGGCGAAGGACCAGCCAGCGCTGGGATGAGCGCAACCACACTGAACCATCAGGAAAATCCCGCGGGAACAGGTTCGGCTCACCCCCTTCTCCCTGGAAAGGGGTTCGACACCCTGGAGGACCCAATCCCGAGGGATAAGAGGAGATTTTTATGCACCGAATGCGGGAAGAGTTTCAACCACAGCGCCTACCTCCTCCGCCACCAACGCATCCACTCTGGAGAGCGACTTTATCCCTGTCCAAAATGCGGGAAAACTTTTACCTGGAATTCCCACCTGAATTCCCATCAAAAAACCCATACGGGCGAAAAACCCCATCGTTGTCCCGAATGCCAGAAATGCTTCAGCCGTCGATCCAACCTCCTCCGTCATCAACACCTGCACGGGATGGAAATTCCTTATGGGAAAAGCTTGAAGGCTGATCGTATCCTGCGTTCCCGGAGCCGCCCGGATGACGTTCCCTATATTTGTTCCGAATGCGGGAAATGCTTCAGCGCTCGCTCCAACCTTTTCCGTCATCAACGTATCCATACCGGGGAAAAACCCTATAAATGTCCAGAATGCGGGAAAAGTTTTGGGCAAAGCTCGGATCTCATCCAGCACCGGCGAACCCACACCGGCGAAAAACCCTTTTCCTGCTCGTTTTGCGGGAAATCCTTTAACGAACGATCCCATCTCATCCGCCACAAAGGTCGGCATACAGGGGAAAAACCCTATAAGTGTCCGGAATGTGGGAAAAGCTTCGTACAAAGCTCGGATCTCCTCATCCATAGGCGATCCCACGCCGGCGAGACCCCCTATACGTGCACCGAGTGCGGGAAACGATTTCGGGTCAGCTCCAGCTTGGTGCGGCATCAAGGATTACACACGGGAGAAAAACCCTACAAATGCGGGGAATGCGGAAAAGGATTCAGCGCCCGGTCCGTCCTCGTTATCCATCAGCGGCTCCATACGGGAGAGCGACCCTACGAGTGCCCGGCTTGCGGGAAGCGTTTCGTTCAAAGCTCCAACCTCAGTCGGCATCGACGGATCCATACGGGAGAGAAACCGTATCCCTGCTCCGCTTGCGGGAAGAGGTTCAGCGTCCGGTCGAGCTTGGTCAAGCATCAGCGGCTCCACGAGCC ggaagcagggggtttggggggacgCCCCTATGGATGCTACGAGTGCGGGAAAAGTTTCGGCAGCAGTTCGGCTTTATTAACCCACCGGCGGATCCATACGGGCGAAAAACCCTATAAGTGCCCCGACTGCGGCGATCGCTTCAATCAAAATTCGGCGTTAGCGGCTCACCGGCGCATCCATACGGGCGAAAAACCCTATAAGTGCCCCGACTGCGGGAAGGATTTCGGTCACGGTTCGACGTTGGTTAAACACCGTAGAATCCATACGGGGGAGAAACCTTACGTTTGCGAAGAATGCGGGAAACGTTTTAGTATCCGTTCGACCCATATCCGACATCGGAAAACCCATACGGGCGAACGACCCTATAGGTGTCCCGACTGCGGGAAGAGTTTTAGTGACAGCTCTTACTTCGTGCAGCACCAACGCCTTCATATAGGCGACATGCCCTACGTCTGTCGCGATTGCGGGAAGCATTTTATATGGAGCTCGGCTTTGATTCGTCATCGGCGAATCCATACGGGTGAGAAACCCTACCAGTGTCCGGATTGCGGGAAGAGTTTTAGCGAGAATTCGACGTTACTACGGCATCGCCGCATCCATACGGGCGAGAAATTCTATAAGTGCACTCAATGCGGGAAGAGCTTCAACGACAGCTCCTCGCTGATGCGTCACCAACGCGTCCACACCGGTGAAAGACCCtaccagtgtccccagtgcgGGAAGAGCTTCGTGGACAGCTCGACCCTCATCTGTCACCAGCGGATCCATACGGGCGAACGCCCCTACGCGTGCCCCGACTGCGGGAAGAGCTTTACGGAGAGCTCGACGCTCATCACCCACCATCGGATCCATACGGGCGAGAAACCCTATACGTGTCCCGAGTGCGGGAAGAGCTTCAGCCAAAGCTCCAACTTGGTGACCCACCAACGTATCCATACGGGTGAAAGACCCTATAGCTGTGCCCAGTGCGGGAAGAGTTTTTACCGGAGCTCGGATCTCGTCCGGCATCGCCGGACCC GCGACAAACCCTATACGTGTCCCGAGTGCGGGAAGAGCTTCAGCCAAAGCTCCAACTTGGTGACCCACCAACGTATCCATAGGGGTGAAAGACCCTATAGCTGCGCCCAGTGCGGGAAGAGTTTTTACCGGAGCTCGGATCTCATCCGGCATCGCCGGACCC GCGACAAACCCTATACGTGTCCCGAGTGTGGGAAGAGCTTCAGCCAAAGCTCCAACTTGGTGACCCACCAACGTATCCATACGGGTGAAAGACCCTATAGCTGCGCCCAGTGCGGGAAGAGTTTTTACCGGAGCTCGGATCTCGTCCGGCATCGCCGGACCC GCGACAAACCCTATACGTGTCCCGAGTGCGGGAAGAGCTTCAGCCAAAGCTCCAACTTGGTGACCCACCAACGTATCCATAGGGGTGAAAGACCCTATAGCTGCGCCCAGTGCGGGAAGAGTTTTTACCGGAGCTCGGATCTCATCCGGCATCGCCGGACCC GCGACAAACCCTATACGTGTCCCGAGTGTGGGAAGAGCTTCAGCCAAAGCTCCAACTTGGTGACCCACCAACGTATCCATACGGGTGAAAGACCCTATAGCTGCGCCCAGTGCGGGAAGAGTTTTTACCGGAGCTCGGATCTCGTCCGGCATCGCCGGACCC GCGACAAACCCTATACGTGTCCCGAGTGCGGGAAGAGCTTCAGCCAAAGCTCCAACTTGGTGACCCACCAACGTATCCATACGGGTGAAAGACCCTATAGCTGCGCCCAGTGCGGGAAGAGTTTTTACCGGAGCTCGGATCTCGTCCGGCATCGCCGGACCCATGCCGG TGAGGCACCCAACACCTGCCGGGAATGCGGGAAGAGCTTCCGTTGCCGCTCGGCGTTGGTGAACCACCATCGGATACACACGGACGAACGACCCTTCGGCTGCCAGGATTGCGGACGCCGCTTCAACCGTCGCTCCAACCTGACCACCCACCGACGCATCCACACCGGTGACATGCCCTACAAGTGTCCCGACTGCGGGAAGTGCTACCGCGTCAGCTCCACCCTCCTCCGGCATCGGAAGACGCACACGGATGAACGACCTTACCGGTGCGAGGAATGCGGGAAGAGCTTCAGGCACAGATCGACGTTGACCATCCATCACCGCGTGCATTCGGGGGAGAGGCCCTACAAGTGCCCCGAGTGCCAAAAGACCTTCAAGAACAGCTCGGAGCTGGTGCGGCACGGGCGGATCCATACCAGCGAGCGACCCTACGATTGCTCCCAGTGCGGGCGGCGTTTCGGCGACAGCTCCCAACTGGTGCGGCACTGGCGGACCCACACCAGCGAGCGACCCTACAGCTGCTCCCAGTGCGGGCGGCGTTTCAGCGACAGCTCCCAGCTGGCGCGGCACCAGCAGACGCACGCCGTCAAGCGCAAGCATCCCAACCCAACCTGCGGGAAGAGCTTTTCCAACCATCCCAGGCTCGCCAAGCACCAACTCGCGCACAACGATGAGAGAGATTTCCGCTGCCCCGACTGCGGCAGAGGCTTCAACCGTCGCTCCAACCTCGTGGTTCACCAGCGGTCCCACCTGGAGCAGAAACCCTATATTTGCCTGGATTGCCCCAAAAGCTTCACCAGCAGCACCCAACTCATCCAGCATCGGCAGATCCATAGCGAGGAGAAGCCTTAGGGTTGCGCCGAGCGCGGCAAGAGCTTTTGGCACAGCTCCGGTCTCGTCTCGCGTCGCAAGAGGCGCCAGCTGAGGATGGGGACCACCCCACCAGGGaccgtccccatcccggtgGCATCTCAGACCTACGCACGCATCACGGTGGTCCCTGGTGGTAGCACCGAGGGGTAA
- the SH3BP5L gene encoding SH3 domain-binding protein 5-like translates to MGDVEERLVWGTDGGDGRQTPPGELGVSPGADEDEAEVAVSEGACDSEDPRTPPKAVGEEEEEEEELDPRIQEELEHLNQANEEINRVELQLDEARTAYRRILSESARKLNTQGSQLGNCIEKARPYYEARRLAKEAQQETQKAALRYERAVSMHNAAREMVFVAEQGVMADKNRLDPTWQEMLNHATCKVNEAEEERLRSEREHQRVTQLCQQAEAKVQALQKSLKRVIVKSKPYFELKAQFNQILEEHKAKVTALERLVSQAKTRYSVALRNLEQISEQIHARRLQRLIVRRASPVGAEASPQHAGTEVGVTGGTHLGAECPPADTLSVLSLQTIASDLQKFDSVEHLLGLSDATSLNSDELEEREQRRGGQGHFKHHRSISL, encoded by the exons ATGGGGGATGTGGAGGAGAGGCTGGTTTGGGGGACAGACGGAGGGGACGGACGTCAGACGCCTCCCGGGGAACTGGGGGTCTCCCCGGGGGCGGACGAGGATGAGGCGGAGGTGGCCGTTTCGGAGGGGGCGTGTGACAGCGAGGACCCCAGGACACCCCCGAAAGCGgtaggagaggaggaggaggaggaggaagagctggaCCCCAGGATACAG gaggagctggagcatcTCAACCAGGCCAACGAGGAGATCAACCGGGTGGAGCTCCAGCTGGAC GAAGCCCGCACTGCCTATCGCCGGATCCTTTCCGAGTCTGCCAGGAAGCTCAACACCCAAGGCTCCCAGTTGGGTAACTGCATCGAGAAAGCTCGACCCTACTATGAAGCCCGGCGCCTCGCCAAGGAG GCTCAGCAGGAGACGCAGAAAGCGGCGTTGCGGTACGAGCGGGCCGTCAGCATGCACAACGCCGCTCGCGAGATGGTCTTCGTGGCGGAGCAGGGGGTCATGGCCGACAAGAACCGCTTGGATCCCACCTGGCAGGAGATGCTCAACCACGCCACTTGCAAA gTCAACGAGGCGGAGGAAGAGCGGCTGCGGAGCGAGCGGGAGCACCAGCGCGTAACCCAGCTGTGTCAGCAAGCTGAGGCCAAGGTCCAAGCCCTCCAGAAGTCTCTTAAGCGCGTCATCGTTAAGAGCAAGCCTTATTTCGAGCTGAAAGCCCAGTTCAACCAGATCCTTGAG GAGCACAAGGCCAAGGTGACGGCGCTGGAGCGGTTGGTGTCACAAGCCAAAACACGTTATTCGGTGGCCCTGCGTAACTTGGAGCAGATCAGCGAACAGATCCATGCCCGACGTCTCCAACGCCTCATCGTTCGCCGAGCTTCGCCGGTGGGAGCCGAAGCCAGTCCTCAACACGCCGGTACCGAGGTGGGGGTGACAGGAGGGACACATTTGGGGGCTGAGTGCCCCCCAGCCGACACGCTTTCGGTGCTCAGCCTTCAAACCATCGCCTCCGACCTGCAGAAGTTCGACTCGGTCGAACATTTATTGGGCTTGTCGGACGCTACCAGCCTCAACAGCGACGAGCTGGAGGAACGGGAGCAACGCCGGGGTGGGCAGGGTCACTTCAAACATCACCGAAGCATCAGCCTTTAG